In Nostoc sp. CENA543, a single genomic region encodes these proteins:
- a CDS encoding DUF5132 domain-containing protein, producing the protein MPKITDFVEEAGAPGIIAGIGAVLLAPVLLPVIAGVGKPIAKSIIKGGIVAYEKSKGAFAELGETWEDIVAEAKAELAEAKEVPAFEPAANSIDTASDNSV; encoded by the coding sequence ATGCCTAAAATCACCGACTTTGTAGAAGAAGCAGGCGCGCCAGGAATCATTGCTGGTATTGGCGCAGTCTTACTAGCTCCTGTTTTACTTCCTGTAATTGCAGGTGTGGGTAAACCCATCGCCAAATCAATCATCAAAGGCGGAATCGTGGCTTATGAAAAAAGCAAAGGTGCTTTTGCTGAACTCGGCGAAACTTGGGAAGACATAGTTGCAGAAGCTAAAGCTGAACTCGCAGAAGCAAAAGAAGTCCCAGCTTTTGAACCTGCCGCTAATAGCATTGATACTGCGTCCGATAATAGCGTGTAG